CCATTGTTTCTTTGTCGATATGAGGTTCTAATGCATCTGATGCGTAAGGTAACGCAGGAAGTGAAAATGCCATAATTTTATGTTTTTTTATTTTCTGATTTGTTATATTACAAATATAACGATATAGTTCTTTAAATTGTTCTTTACAATTTCAGTTTTTATTGGGAGATGAAATACGAATGACATTCCCTTAACAAGTACTTACCTTTTTAATTCAAAAAATTTTCTCATTAAAGAACTACATGCTGTATCTAGAACACCTTTGATAATGGTAGTTTTAGGATGTATGATATTTTCGGAAATGGACGTGTAGCCTCTTTTATCATCTTTTGCGCCAAAAACAATCCGTTGTACCTGCGCCCAATACGACGCACCGGCACACATTACACAAGGCTCAACAGTGACATATAATGTACAATCTTTCAGATACTTTCCACCAATATAGTTAGCTGCCGCCGTAAGCGCTTGCATTTCTGCATGGGCCGTTACATCATTTAAAGTTTCCGTAAGGTTATGTCCCCTTGCAATAATATTTCCGCCATGAACAACTATAGCTCCTATAGGAATTTCATCGGCATCAAAAGCTTTTTGCGCTTCTTTTAACGCTTCTTTCATAAAAAACTCATCTGATATCGTATCAGCGGTATCTTCAAAATTAATGTACTTCATATTTTTTATTAACATGTATTTGGCATGCCCGGAATACCTAATTATATCAACTTTGCCCCATTGGGAACAGTGCTAGCAACTGTACTCAAAACAATATCTCCATGCTCGTCAGCAAATCCTGTAACTAGACATTCGGAAAAAAAATTAGCTATTTGTTTTTTTGGAAAATTGACTATTCCTATAATTTGCTTTCCAACGAGATCCTCTTTCGTATAATGCCTAGTAATCTGCGCGCTACTTTTAAGCACGCCAATTGCCGGGCCAAAATCTATACTTAGTTTATAAGCTGGTTTACGTGCTTCAGGAAAATCCTGCACTTCTAATATCGTACCGACACGAAGGTCTACTTTTTCAAAATCGTTCCAGTTTATCTCTTGTTGCATGAGCTAAAACTAGTAAAAACTTAGGGAAAATACACTTTTTTACAAGTGTTAGTTTT
This Olivibacter sp. SDN3 DNA region includes the following protein-coding sequences:
- a CDS encoding tRNA-binding protein, giving the protein MQQEINWNDFEKVDLRVGTILEVQDFPEARKPAYKLSIDFGPAIGVLKSSAQITRHYTKEDLVGKQIIGIVNFPKKQIANFFSECLVTGFADEHGDIVLSTVASTVPNGAKLI
- a CDS encoding nucleoside deaminase, whose product is MKYINFEDTADTISDEFFMKEALKEAQKAFDADEIPIGAIVVHGGNIIARGHNLTETLNDVTAHAEMQALTAAANYIGGKYLKDCTLYVTVEPCVMCAGASYWAQVQRIVFGAKDDKRGYTSISENIIHPKTTIIKGVLDTACSSLMRKFFELKR